atatatttttatcagtaaaaaaggaggaagtcaCATCTCAGCTACATCGTTACTATTttgtattatatatagatatgcatagaattagagagattttagggattaatttaaattctgtaaaacGCTTAGATGTAGTACAGATAAAAtctatctttttatagataaatataataatataattaaaattaatatattatatattttattttattttttatcagtaaaaaaggaggaagtgacacctcagtttcatcgttactgttttatattatatatagataatataTCAATTACGAgagtaaaatatattaataacaaCCACTTTTATTTACGGTCGTTAATAATATGATTTTTAGCAAGAATAGTTTTTTACCGTCGTAAAAAAGTATTTTTAATGAGAGTATCAGATATACTGTCGTTAAATTTGGTCGTTATATAATGAATTTTTTGTAgtgcaccaagattactcatccgatttaaaattggcaccggattagttaggttcactttgaagattggcaccatgggatggacgtgtcccgtggtgcaccccaagattgacacaatctctcataaccaaccattttaggagtgaatgtgtcaatcttgagggaagttaatccctatacaggaaggaaaatcatctcccctgtcgtcgccttccagaaagggatgttacgtattcaaccacctttagaaaaattaatcgtgttaggcagggaaaaagacgattttggcttcgcgaaatgaagattaacgaagtctgcgaggtctgaaacgtgactatctattcgcatatcgatgctttcgcgaagtctgcgaggtctgaaacgtgaggatctattcgcagacttcgcgaactaatcgattcgcgaggtagatccatacgtttttagactctttctcttcgcatatcttcgcgaaatcatcgattaacgaagtagatcgtcactttccaagctctttctcttcgcaaagcttcgcgaaaccatcgattgcgaagtgaattcatgaaaaaatgcagaaaaaacaacagatacttacatttttcgcccctttcacctccaaaagcgacaataacaatatgataacatgggaagaacgaagcaAATatcgtagaaaaaccatttctttgatggtaataagaagaaagaaaccaagcaacgaacaggaagatgaaaaaccatggattcgttttctagggttaggaagttgcagaatcaagagatgaagagaggaaaaagagaaattcattgtgattttgacgaaattgtgcagatttcgtgcaatttaaaggaagaaaggaagatcaaaagtcttcaaatcattaatgcaggagctGTTGGAAACAAAGGAGGGTTACAGAAAAACGGAATTGAAATTAAGAACGAAAATCGGACTGTGCCATGGCGGaggccactgccttgaaagcgatttcgacagaccgaggtgcaatctgtaactccggtcgctccccaaggttaacacagaaaACCTTCGAACCTGTGCACTCAAAGTCGAAGATTGTAGAACAGCAAAAGAGTATTTTAATTGCCTAGGAAAAATGATTGAAAGAAAAACTGTGTTTTAAAAGCTGGAACCTTACTGTATTTATAGGCCACAGAAATATGAACGTTAGAACGTTCATATACACGTTAGAACGTGGAGTGAGACCAGGAGATAAATAAGGTTccgttttttactaattaaaatgctgaagaaaaattcaaagaagttgaaacggataaaaaataaaataaaattcgggcccaGTCCAGTCGGGACGGGCGGGCATCGCgcgaacgagcgagcgcgcgcgtgtggtatatttgctaaaaaccacttaacacaatttaaaggcttctaaaaCTTCATCTGAGACCCCCACAACACGTAAATAACCTTAAAAACTTTTGATGTTCCGCGATAATACATTACAACGCTTTTGAAGGTCATGCGTACACCTTGGGTCTCATGAGTGCTCTAGAAAGACTGCCTGAGTCTTTCATAGAAGGCGGCCCACCTCCACACTCAAGTAGGTGATCTCAAAATGagatcattaagagtttctcataactcaaccttcaaaacacatccatcaGGTCCATTATCATGAACCACCACTTAATCGGGCTATGGATTACACACGCACTATTATTTGCCATAGGAATGGGAGTAGTATAGTGCATAACAAGGAAAATATGGTTTCGTTTGACCACGAATGGTGTCCACCATATTTCCTTTACTCAACAAGCTTTAGTCCCATTCCCCTCGATGACTCAAGTACAACTCTTCTAGGTAACCCTTTGGTAAAAGGATCTGCTAGATTCTTTTCCGACCTCACATAGTCTAAGGCAATTACTCCATTCTTCAAGAGTTGTTTCAAAATTCCATGTCTAATGCGAATAGGTCTTCTCTTTCCATTGTAGACACTATTCTTTGCTGTACCGATAGCTGCCTGTGAATCACAATGCATTGAAATGGGTGCAGAAGAATTCCCCCACAATGGAACATCTGCTACTAGAGCTCTCAACCATTCTGCTTCTTGACTAGCCAGTTCAAGAGCTATAAATTCAGATTCCATGGTTGATCAAGCAATGCAGGTTTGCTTGGATGATTTCCAAGACACTGCACCACCACCTAGAACAAAAACATAGCCACTGGTGGAACTCACCTTATCATTGTTAGATACCCAATTTGCATCAGTATATCCTTCTAAAACAGCAAGAAATTTAGTAAAGTGCAAACAATAATTCATGGTACCTCTTAAGTATTTCAATAAGCGATAAAGTGCAGTCCAGTGTTCATTACTTGGACAGTGAGTATATCTACTCAATCTACTAACAGCATAGGCTATGTCAGGTCTAGTATGGTTCATTAGGAACATTACACTACCTATGATCTTAGCGTATTCCTCTTGGGAGACACTATTTCCTCCCTTATTACTTGTTAAATTTACACTAGGATCATAAGGAGTTCTAGCTGGAACTACATCAAAACTGTTAAAAATTTTCAACAGCTTTTCAACATAATGTGACTGTCCTAATGAGAATCCATTTTCTGTCTTAGTGATTTTGATGCCAAGAATTACATCCGCTTCtcccatgtctttcatgtcaaagtgaGAAGAGAGAAAGGATTTTGTGTCATTAACCATATCTAGGCTTGTCCCTAAGATAagcatgtcatccacatataggCATATAATCACATAATTCGAATCACAAGACTTAGAATAGACACATGTATCCGATCCATTAACCACATACCCATTGGAAAGTAAAACGCTGTTAAATTTTTCATACCATTGCTTGGGTGCTTGTTTCAACCCAAAGAGTGATTTTTTCAATTTGCACACTTTGTCCTCGTGTCCAGGTATGAGTATcaaaatagtcaattcctttcttttgactataACCCACTATAACTAATCTAGCTTTAAATTTTTCAATGGATCCGTCAGGCCTCAATTTTCGTTTAAATATCCATTTACACCTTATAGTTCTAGAGCCTTTTGGCAGATCAACTAATTCCCATGTATGGTTGGCCATAATGGAATCTATTTCACTCTTAATAgcttctttccaaaaatcagcaTCTATAGAAGTGACTGcttctttatatgtttttgggtcttcttctattagatagGCAGACATAATGTCATCAGTAATGTTATCTGGATTTTCTAATAGAAAGGCTGAAATGAAATCTGGTCCAAAgctattttctattcttcttcttttgcttctcCTGGGTTCAAAAGCAACATCATTTTCATTCTCATCCTGAGGTAGAGATGAAGCAGACACAATTGGAGTAGGAATAGGTAATGAAGTAGAAGCACTAGTTGCATCACACTGTTTGTCTTTCTTTGGGGGAAAGGTGTTTTCAAAAAACACTACATCTCTAGATTCACATATGCTATAGTCGTTTagattcatgaacctataagcgGCACTATTTGAGGCATAACCAATGGAAACACAATCAAAGGTCTTGGGTCCTATGTTTGGCTTTCTAAGGATGGAAATGCAACTTTAGCAAGACAACCCCAAactctcaaaaaattcaaattgggTGCAAAACCCTTCCAtagttcataaggagttttattTAACTTTGTATGGGgaaccctattcagaatataacatgcagataagacagcttccccccacatgttatcagataacccagaactaattaacatgacattcatcatctctttgagagttttatttttcctttcagctataccgttttgttgGGGTGTATACGGCGCACTAGTCTCATGTACAATGCCATTATTCTCACAAAGGGACTTAAGGAAAAAAGTTCCATACTCTCCTCCCCTATCGGAcctaagcctttttattttcttgtatAATTGATTCTCTACCTctgatttaaatttaataaacatatgctcagcctcatcttttgattttaataaatatactttGGTATATCTAGAGAAGTCATCAACAAAAGTAATGTAGTATCTTTTGCCACCTTTGCTAACAGAGTTTTTAAAATCAGCCAAATCAGAGTGAATTAAACCAAGCAGTTCTGTACTTCTATTCTCAACAGGTAAGAAAGGtttctttgcaaattttgcttccacacatatagagcatttggaattaatttcagaattagtgacatttataacatgcatatttccCAATTTTTTAATGGAAGCAAATTTTACAtgtcctaatctaccatgccaCAAATTAATGGATTCACTCAAGTAAACAGAAGCAGATGTAGTTGCATTAATTCCAACAGAATTCACATGGACAGTGTTCAAAATAAAGAGGCCATCAGCTAGGTActcttttcccacaaaagtcccattcctagtgagaataaccttatcaacctaaaaaataattattaaaccAGCCTTATTTAGCAAGCTACCAGAAATAAGATTTCTACGAAGAGCAGGCACATACAGCACATTATTTAAAGACAAGCTTTTTCCAGaagttaacttaattaaaattgttccttTACCGACAACACCAGCAGTAGTGGTGTTTCCCATGTAGACGCATTCCCCATCGGCAGCTTCCTCAAAGTGATTAAACAGGTCCTTGTTTGAGCATAAGTGCTTTGTAGCTCCAGTATCTAGAACCCAGTCCGTTTTGTTTTCCACCAGATTAGCTTCAACCACAACAGAAGcaataatttcttcattttccacCAGATTGGATTGTGGAGCAGCTCTGTTGTTTGGATTATGATTGGTGTTAtgttggttcttcctttggtaGCACTGAAATGCCTTGTGGCCAGGTTTACCACACACAAAGCATTCCACTACTTTCCtcttctgaattcttccattcttcttGAAAGGCCTGTTCTGGTTTGAGCCTTTTTGGAATTTGGTTGAAGGTCCTTTGTTCCTGTCTTTTGGCACCACAACAGATTCAACAATATTAGCATTAATTGAAACAgacttagaggaaagttgcttatctTTCATTCGATTTGCTTCTTCAGTTCTCATGTGGCTGACTAGCTCCTGTAGACTGAAGTCTTTTTTCTTATGTTTCAAATGGTTTCTGAAATCACTCCAGGAGGGTGGAAATTTTTCCAGGAGAACATTGGCTTGCAGCAGATCAGACATTATCATGCCTTCACCCAGAACTTCAGCAACTAGATTCTCATATTCATGAATCTGGTCAATGAttggtttttcatcaaccatttgatAACTGAGCCATCTTCCAACCACGTATTTACGTTTACCTGCATCATCAGACCCGTATTTTTCTTTGAGGGTATCCCAAATTTCTTTGGCAGACCTTTTATTGACAAAAATATCGAACAATGGGTTCGACATATGATTTAGGAGATGACCCCTGACTGTTTTGTTGTCTTTTTCGTATTTTGCAGAACGAGTGTCGTACTGTTGAACAATCAGGGACATGGCAGGACCATTTGGGTCAGAGGGTGGATCCTGGACAACAACATAGTCCAGTTTGAGctgttcaaagaaaatcagaattTTCTGCGACCATCTTTTGTAATTAAGACCGTCCAAAGGTTCAAGTTTGGAGAGGTCAGGAAGGGATTCCGCAATTAAAGCAGACATGATTGCGAAACAGAAAATCGCTTTCAAATTGTTGGAAACAAAGGAGGGTTACAGAAAAACGGAATTGAAATTAAGAACGAAAATCGGACTGTGCCGTGGCGGaggccactgccttgaaagcgatttcggcagaccgaggtgcaatctgtaactccggtcgctccccaaggttaacacagaaaACCTTCGAACTTGTGCACTCAAAGTCGAAGATTGTAGAACAGCATAAGAGTATTTTAATTATCCAGGAAAAACGATTGAAAGAAAAACTGTGTTTTAAAAGCTGGAACCTTACTGTATTTATAGGCCACAGAAATATGAACGTTAGAACGTTCATATACACGTTAGAACGTGGAGTGAGACCAGGAAATAAATAAGGTTCCGTTTTTGACTAATTAAAATGctgaagaaaaattcaaagaagttgaaacggataaaaaataaaataaaattcgggcccaGTCCAGTCGGGCGGGCGTCGCAcgaacgaacgagcgagcgcgcacgtgtggtatatttgctaaaaaccacttaacacaatttaaaggcttctaaagtccaattctatatatacccactcaaagggttatatgtttcccatgtgggattgtAAAAGTGCTCTTGAGAGCAAAGTGGTTAAAGACAAATATACCCCACACTTTCAAAGCCATTTTTCATTCAACATAACAAAGCCATTTTCTAACAGGAGCAACTTTTCGtgtaaccaaggagatagggggagcggccgttcgcgagtggtgggaagtgggaaggttaggggtattatggaaaagtcacacaaaatcagtctagatatgtagtaggatgagtaaatgggttcaatatgtaaatgggcctcccatttgactcagttttgtaatttttccataattatatagtcctccagtttttgtttttattaactCATTAGTCCTTATGCTtgggtcaatggtcaaactatacaaaataaattttaaaataccaaaattaccctttattttatgttttaataataaaacatatagttttcctattttatatatattttctattttttcctatataatcacaatctctccaatataaagtaattgatttattaatttttatataattatagaactttaatttaataacgtaaaaTTTATTGGCTAaacaaatgaatgaaaaatatttcaaaaattattaaaataagagcaaaactatcattgtaaaaagtttttacaattctaataaattttaccgaatgaagaaaaaaatatgatttttaaaaaaattataataatatttaatgttagtttaaagatattatattaaaaaataaagaaaaaaataattacaatttaagaaaattaataatatatttttttaagtatattaatttcggtgcatatgtagttcaaaaacttcattaaaattaattagattaaatttgaaactaaaagataatttttttatgtatataactaggggtaattttggactttcatttataaaaataaatggaaggactaaagaattgattaagataaaacatAAGAACCTTATAATTATATGATGGACTTACTAGCgtgttataattatttacccttttaattatatatgatgataataattttttggttaaaaataatttaaatttataaaaaaaatattattttaaaaagtaaCTTTGTATAATATTTTGTTCCTCAAAAAAACAGTTAACAACAATTGTAATGTATGTGTAGTAATTgtattgaaaataatattttttcattaattagattataaagtAAAGTAATAAGCAGGTGAATTGGTTCAGGAATTGCTTCGAGAAGCCCAATGGGGCTTTTGGCCTCAGCGACTGGAAGGAGGTGTTCTTGATAGCTACGGCCACGCTGTGGAAGTGGTGGAACAAAATGATTTTTCAATCTGACTTCTCCGTGCCGACGGTTGGAGGTGAATTGATTGGTAGGAAGGGGGTGCTGGCACGCTTTAAACGTTAATAGAGGCAGAAAGCCATTGTCCGAGAGGTGGCTTTGCTGGAGCAGATCCCTTGCTGGTTTCTGGAAATTGAACACTGATGGTTCGCGGAAGGGTGCAGCAGGTCTCATTTCAGTAGGCGGTCTAATCAGGAATAGCGCAGGTGCATGGATTTGCGGCTTTATGCAGAACATTGGCTCAAGAAGTTCGTTTGAATTGGAGATATGAGGCATTATTTCTGGCCTCCGAGTTGCTCTTGAAGAAGGTGCTCGTTTGCTGGAAGTTGAGTCGGACTTTGCAAAAGTCGTGGCGTTTATAAATAATGCTTGTCACCATCCTACACGTGCTCTGATAAGGTAGGTTCAGTTACCCTTGAAAAAGTTTAAAGTGGTGAAAGTCTCTCACATTTTCCACGAGATGAATAGATGCGCAGATTTCCTGGCAACTAAAGCTGCTAGATTCGTGATTGGTATTACCAGAATTCTTCACTCCCCGCCGGACATGGCTCGGGTGCTCTCAGAAGATTATCAAGGAATTGCTATTCCCCATTTGTTAGCTACTTAATGTAGCCTTGCTGTTTTCTGGTTTTTTGCTTttgctctttttctttttgtttccctgctaaccaaaaaaaaaagcagttaatattttattttattagaaaaattgagcataatgattcgaACAACATTTTGCTTCATACAGTATTTCGTTCCGTAAACTTTATAAATTCTTGCATTGAAAAATAATATAGCAGTgagtttttcattataaataatataattgtttacttatttttttaaagtaGTTTGCAATAATCTAAATGAACCTAAAttgtataaatatttttttctctattGACAACTCAtttatttaaaactaattttttttttcaaattgatgGGATTAATAtcccaaaattttaaaaatagttgtatttattttaaaatcggGTATACATAGTACACGATGTAAAATGAGTTTTGGGCTTAGAATCACAACACTAACACAGTCAGCCTTTACCCTTTCCCCATTTGGTAGGTTAACCCAACATTTGTCTATCTTGGGTTATGAGTTATAGAGCCCAACATCACAAATGATGTGGTTTGCGGCTCTAGTGtctattatccaataaggtttaGTGAGTTTATTAATAGTGGAGTTTAGGACTTTACTAGAAGTGTCTCTTTTGACAAAGGTATTGACGCTACTACCCAGTGTAGGAGATTTCCCTTGGTGATTCTGTGGCAATAGTGCTACAAGTGTCTAGTATTGTTCTTTAGTAAAAATGAATGGTTCTGCATTGATCTGTCTGTTATCCTCTTCTCCTGAGTCTCCATTCTCTACCTTGATTTGTTGTTGCATTTGCTTTAGGCTGCATTATTCTGAAGTTACTTCCTTTGTTTCGATTGTTGTTCTGCCTATTTTGTGTGTTTGTGAATCCTACGAACAAAGTACTTTCATTTCCTTCGCCGTCTTTTTACAGGTGCTAGGCCTATATGCCTTTCATGTTGTATGGATAAAGCGAACGCTTTATTCAGTGAAGGCAATGGCTCAATGAGAAGGATCTGGGAGCAGATGGTGGAGTATGAATTTAATCCTTGGAGGAAGGTAATGACTTAGTCAGCATCATGTTGATCCCGTAAGACCTTGAAGGTGTTGCAACTGCAAGCTGGTCTACAAGCGCATTTTGGCGTAGGCCTCAGGTTCATCAGCTTATCATAGAGTATCTTCAGTCTTGTATAATATTCTGTCACATTTCCATTGCCTTGGTATAAGTTGTGTATTTCTCTTCGCAGCTAAGTATCCTCAAGGAGTTTGTTTGGGCAAATCGTTCCTTCAAGTCTGCCCAGACTTGATCTCTCTCACTTATTGTCAACCAGATAATGCTTCTTGCTATTGAAGGTGAGAATGCATGATGAATCCATGACATCACCGTGTTATTGCATCTCTCCCACTTATTGTACATGTTATCTTCAACTGTAGGTACTTTTTTGGTTCCATCTACGAATGAGAACTTATTCTTCAACATCAAAGCTACCTTGATGGACCATGACCATTGGTGATAGTTGGGTCAAGTGAGGACATGCGATACGAGGACTAATGCCGGAGTTTCATTTTGTGGGAGATGGTATGGGCTGCTGGAACTAATCATAGGAGCAGCCATTATAGCCTTATGTTTAAAACAAAGTTTGCTCTGATAGCATATGAATATTGAATGAGGTAAAAATTAATACTGTAATAtttctcattaaaaagttaGTGGCATAATCCTTACATATTTATATTAGTTCTAAGTTTGGTGAATAAGAAAAAGGTATATGTTAAATAATTAAAAGGACATGGACAAGTGTTGCAATCATGGCCACCAATCATTGCCGAGTGTGATGAATGGTGTGGATGAATTGGGCCAATGATAAGATGTGTTAAGGCGAAGCTTAAATGAGTGGTATTGCTTCTGGAATATACAAAGGATTGAAAAGGTCAAAAATACCTTTGGTATATGAAGAGTTGGACGAAGCAAAAGATAAGATTTAAAGGCTTTATCTCTTGCTTTTGTACTTGTTTTATTTGAACCCATACTGAAAAATTTCCATCTTCCTAACCGTTCCATCTTCTTCTTTCCTTTAACTAAAGAAAAACTCTCTTCCTCCATTGATTTCGAGTTTTCTTCCGTACTACAAAAAAATGGTTTTTGCAAGAAAACTATGTGTAGATACGTGTTTTATGATGATTTTCTAGTTACATGGTTGATCGACGATGCCCGAAGAAAAGGTTGATCAACCTTAAATCCTATAAaatatgttctttttttttctttttcttctttttagtGTAGTTTGAGTCTAGATTAGCTTTTATGGTAGTTTGAGTCTTGGTCAATCTATATACTTATTCACAAACTAGTGTAATATGCAAAAAAATcataactaataaattatttagtaTATACCTACATTTCAATTTTAAATGAATTGGTTACTTAAAATCCTATACTCTTATTATTGAgcttaaaaaaaacaagaaattgTAGCTAACAAATTACATTTCTTCCGGTCTTCAATGGGACAACTAATTTCTTTCTGTAACCAACcattttataaagaaaaaactATAGCAAGTAGTCATGTAAAATCAAGCAGACTCAAGCTTTACACCTGTGATAATTTTGTTCGTGTACTCATTTCAAGTGTATTAGTACTATCATCAACACTTGTGTATCTATACCACTTAGCACATACTAAAAAATACATCAAATTAACAATCTCAATCCCACCAATCATATAATAGAAGTAATCCAGTCTTCCTTTGTTAAGATCCTCAGCCAACCAATCTCCACTTGTTGATCTTGAACTAACATGGTGTACTACAGACACAAGAAAACCACAAAAATAGCTTGAAACAGCATTACTGGCGAAGAACAATGACTGCGCAATACTCCTCATATTGTCTGGAAATTGCTTGTAGTAAAATTCCGTTTGAGCAACATAATTGAAAGCCTCGGCCAATCCTGTAAGTGCAAGCTGAGGCACCAACCACATACCGGACAAGGCCGAAATAGACCCTCCTTTGGGAGATATTCCAATTCTTGGGCTACTTAATGCTACATTTCTTCTACTTTTTTCAACCAAACCAGCAACAAACATAGAAAGGATTGCAAATATGAATCCAATTCCCATTCTTTGAAGTAATGTGAATCCACCTTCTTTGCCTGTAAGCCTTTGAAGACGGGGAACGACGATTCGGTCATAGATAGGAACCCAGATGGTCAAGCTTAGCATAGTAAAGATAGCGTAGGTTGCTGCTGGTACTTGGAAACCATTACTCCCTAAATGTTTGTCAAGCTGAAGAGCTTGCAAAACTGCATAATTATGTTGTTGAATCATAGGAATATTGAATATTACCGATGATATCCATAAGGGTATTATTCTCAACCAACATTTCACTTGttcaacttgttgaatgctgcAAATTCTCCATGGATTAGTAGCTGATCCATCTGAGTTAATTTCATCTTTGCTCGTAATAATTGCTGCTTTGTCAAGAAACGTAAATTGATCTGTGTGATGAAGCTTGGAGTTTATAGATTTAGGTGGAATGAAATTGAAAAGAGAAGATGGGAGATTATGAGgaagttgaagttttcttttgtTAGCAGCAACTACAAGTACTTGAGCTATACTAGTTAAGGGGCTGCCTTGAGGTTTAACTATAACATACATGTTTGTTCCCACAAAGAAAACGACACAAGAAAGGAACATTAGAAAAGCAGGAATAGCTAATCCAATTCCCCAATGCACATCAGATTGTACATATACAATTCCTGTCACTGATACCATAGCTGCAAATGTGAAAGTAAGGTAGTACCAGTTAAAGAAGCTACTGATACCCTTTTTTCCTGattttgtttttggattgaattGGTCTGCTCCGAAAGCCAAATTACAAGGTCGGATCCCACCTGCCCCGATCACTAGGAATCCGAAAGAACTTAACAAGAAGCCTAATTGCCAAGCAGTTGGAGGTAAACACTTATTGCTACCTGGCTCACATTTTGGAGGATGCAGATTGGATATTGCAGCAGTTAGCATTAACACGAGCATCCCCTAAAATCAAGTAATTAAATCGTATGGTCATCATTAAAAGAATGTTCGGATCATCTTTTAGTATCTAATGTTTGTTgctatttttgttttgttacaAAAGTTTTAGGTAAGGGTCGGCCTA
The sequence above is drawn from the Euphorbia lathyris chromosome 6, ddEupLath1.1, whole genome shotgun sequence genome and encodes:
- the LOC136233614 gene encoding protein NRT1/ PTR FAMILY 2.11-like, which produces MEKKGEKAADPEENQEDLITYNGIKAMPFIIGNETFEKLGTVGSSANLVVYLTTVFNMKSVSATILINVFNGTCSIATLFGAFLSDTYFGRYNCLGFASVASFLGMLVLMLTAAISNLHPPKCEPGSNKCLPPTAWQLGFLLSSFGFLVIGAGGIRPCNLAFGADQFNPKTKSGKKGISSFFNWYYLTFTFAAMVSVTGIVYVQSDVHWGIGLAIPAFLMFLSCVVFFVGTNMYVIVKPQGSPLTSIAQVLVVAANKRKLQLPHNLPSSLFNFIPPKSINSKLHHTDQFTFLDKAAIITSKDEINSDGSATNPWRICSIQQVEQVKCWLRIIPLWISSVIFNIPMIQQHNYAVLQALQLDKHLGSNGFQVPAATYAIFTMLSLTIWVPIYDRIVVPRLQRLTGKEGGFTLLQRMGIGFIFAILSMFVAGLVEKSRRNVALSSPRIGISPKGGSISALSGMWLVPQLALTGLAEAFNYVAQTEFYYKQFPDNMRSIAQSLFFASNAVSSYFCGFLVSVVHHVSSRSTSGDWLAEDLNKGRLDYFYYMIGGIEIVNLMYFLVCAKWYRYTSVDDSTNTLEMSTRTKLSQV